The DNA region GCGAGCGACTCTTCCCGATCGTCGAGCCCAAGAATAAGAGCGCGTGACGTTCAAGCCCACGCGGCCTTCGGGCCGCCCGGTGGAGGTCGAGTCACGCGTGGTAGAGCACGAAGCCCGGAGTCGGCGTAAGCCGGCCCCGGGCTTCGGCGTTTTGGTAGTGGCTAGTGGTCAGTGGCTGCTGGTCAGCGATCAGGGATTAGGGAAGCAGCGGCCAGGGAATAGGGACCGGGGACCAGGCAGTACAATCCGGCGGATGCTCAAGCCGCGAACCGTGTCTATATTCATCCTTCGCCGGGCGCCATGCTCCACGGCGCAGCCGTGGGCATGCCATGCCACGCGCGAGTCCATCTCGCCCTTCGCCCCCGCGCAGCGAAGCGCAGCAGGGGGAGAAGGTGGCCGATAGGCCGGATGAGGGGGCTTCTCTCCGGCTCGCTTGTTCAACCTTCTCTCCTGTTCTCACTCGTGTGCCACTCGCCATCGCCAGTGTGGTGCAACGCGCGAGTCAATCCCGACCTTCGCCGGATGCCATGCTCCACGGCGCAGCCGTGGGCATGCCATGCCGCGCGCGAGTCCATCTCGGCCTTCGCCCCCGCGCAGCGAAGCGCAGCAGGGGGAGAAGGTGGCCGATAGGCCGGATGAGGGGGCAAGCTTGTCCGCATCTCCACTTCGTTGCTACGATGGCGCGCATGTCGATAAACGGCGGTGTGCCCGAAAGTCTTGAACGTGCGCGCGACTTGCGGCGTCGCATGACCGGCCCCGAGCGGAATGTGTGGTCGCGCTTGCGAGATCGTCAGCTATGCGGCCTGAAATTCCGCCGCCAAGCGCCCTTAGGGCCATATATCGTGGACTTCTATTGCGCCGAGCATTCGTTGGTGATTGAACTGGACGGCAAGAGTCACGATGGACGGTGCGCCTACGATATGGCGCGCACGAGGGCGCTGGAGCGGCTCGGACTGCGCGTCATGCGCTTTGACAACGACGACGCGCTGCGTGACATCGATAGCGTGATGAACGCCATCCTGCTGGCGGCGGGCATCAATCCCGACGCGTCTCCCCCTGCACGCTGACGCGATTTGCCTGGTTAGCTTGAGTCAAGCGCCCCCTCACCCTCGACCTGCGGTCTTGCCCTCTCCCCCTGCTTCGCGGGGGCGAGGGAGAAGAATGAAGTCGCAGAGTTGGGTGCTCGCTTGTCGCTTCCCACTGCCTCTGTTGGTGCCGAGGCACGTGCGAGATCGTCATGAGATCATTTCGCGCCGCGCGCGAGTCCATCTCATCCTTCGCCCCCGCGCAGCGAAGCGCAGCAGGGGGAGAAGGTGGCCGAAGGCCGGATGAGGGGGCTTCTCTCCTGCTCACCTGTTCAATCTTCTCTCCTGTTCTCACTCGTGTGCCACTCGCCATCGCCAGTGTGGTGCAACGCGCGAGTCAATCCCGACCTTCGCCGGATGCCATGCTCCACGGCGCAGCCGTGGGCATGCCATGCCGCGCGCGAGTCCATCTCATCCTTCGCCCCCGCGCAGCGAAGCGCAGCAGGGGGAGAAGGTGGCCGAAGGCCGGATGAGGGGGCTTCTCTCCTGCTCACCTGTTCAACTTTCTCTCCTGTTCCTCTCCGCGCCTCTGCGTCTCGGCGGTCCACCACGTTCCCTGCACTATCTGCCCCCCGCCGCGTGTGGCCTGTATCTTGAAGGCCAACCCGCCAAGCTCCCCCTCCCGCGAGCCGACAATGACCCCGCCCGACACCTCCGCGAGCGAACCGCCCCCCGGCCAGCCAACCAGCAGCGACCCGATCCAGCATTCGCTCGACCCCGCCGACTGGCACAGCCTCCGCGCGCTCGGCCATCAGATGCTCGACGACTTGTTCGACAATCTCGCCGCGCTCCGCGAGCAACCGGTGTGGCGGCCGCTGCCAGACACTGCCCGCGCCGCGCTCGCCGAGCCGTTGCCGCGCCAAGGCCAAGGCGCCGAGGCCGCCTATCAACATTTTGTCGAGCGCGTGCTGCCGTATCCCACCGGTAATCTGCATCCGCGCTTCTTCGGCTGGGTGCAAGGCTGCGGCACGCCGCTCTCGATGCTCGCTGATCTGCTGGCCGCCGGGCTCAACCCTCACCTCGCCGGCCTCAATCAGGCCCCGCCCCTCGTCGAGCGGCAAACCATTGCCTGGCTCGCCGAACTGATGGGCCTGCCCCCCACCGCCAGCGGCATCCTGGTCAGCGGCGCCACCGTGGCCGACGTGCTCGGCCTGGCGGTCGCCGAGCAGGCCAAGGCCGGCTTTGATGTGCGCGAAGCCGGATTGCAAGACGGCGAGCAGCCGCGACTGATCGTCTACGGCTCGGCGGAGACGCACAACTGCGTCGTCAAAGGACTGGAACTCTTGGGCCTCGGCCGCCGCGCGTTTCGCGCCATCCCCGTCGACGCCGATTATCGCCTCGACATCGCCCGGCTGCGGGCCGCCGTCGCCGCCGATCAAGCGGCCGGGCATCGCCCCATCGCCGTGGTCGGCACGGCCGGCACGGTCAACACCGGCGCCATCGACAATCTGGCCGCGCTCGCCGATCTCTGCGCCGAGC from Pirellulales bacterium includes:
- a CDS encoding DUF559 domain-containing protein; protein product: MSINGGVPESLERARDLRRRMTGPERNVWSRLRDRQLCGLKFRRQAPLGPYIVDFYCAEHSLVIELDGKSHDGRCAYDMARTRALERLGLRVMRFDNDDALRDIDSVMNAILLAAGINPDASPPAR